A stretch of Cicer arietinum cultivar CDC Frontier isolate Library 1 chromosome 5, Cicar.CDCFrontier_v2.0, whole genome shotgun sequence DNA encodes these proteins:
- the LOC101495243 gene encoding protein MKS1 has translation MNHLPDISTGRSPRRELQGPRPTPLRIHKDSHKISKKPPLPPPQQQQQQPPRQPIIIYTVSPKVIHTTPGDFMNLVQRLTGSTSSSSSNIDPFNGDGTISPAARYATVEKAMSPLGKKQVQQRVVPITSTNHDVIMNDVHELEQVQLMNHGILERGNMMFQGILSPGPASLSPIPSNFFSPPSSDPNMVNNFLHDFSPVLHSSRNFMEGGANFFLPSPSNFVSPHTPTIDLFNYFLD, from the coding sequence ATGAATCACTTGCCAGACATTTCTACCGGAAGATCGCCAAGAAGAGAGCTTCAAGGCCCACGACCTACTCCTCTAAGAATACACAAAGACTCTCACAAGATCAGCAAAAAACCACCGTTGCCGCcgccacaacaacaacaacaacaaccaccaCGTCAACCAATAATAATATACACCGTATCTCCTAAGGTAATTCACACCACACCTGGTGACTTCATGAACCTCGTTCAACGTCTAACCGGctcaacatcatcatcatcatcaaacatAGACCCTTTCAACGGTGACGGAACTATATCGCCTGCGGCACGTTACGCCACCGTTGAAAAAGCCATGTCACCTTTGGGAAAGAAACAAGTGCAACAAAGAGTAGTACCAATAACAAGTACTAATCATGATGTAATTATGAACGATGTGCATGAATTAGAACAAGTACAATTGATGAATCATGGAATATTGGAGAGAGGAAACATGATGTTTCAAGGGATTTTGTCTCCGGGACCGGCTTCATTGTCACCGATTCCTTCAAACTTTTTTTCGCCGCCATCTTCGGATCCAAACATGGTTAATAATTTCCTTCATGATTTTAGTCCTGTACTTCATAGTAGCAGAAATTTTATGGAGGGTGGTGCTAATTTCTTCTTGCCTAGTCCTTCTAATTTTGTTTCACCTCATACTCCTACTATTGACTTATTCAACTATTTCTTAGACTAA
- the LOC101495564 gene encoding hydroxyproline O-galactosyltransferase HPGT1 isoform X1 has translation MQSKGSSHRLSSMAANRSRIPSLLISMFATFASIYVAGRLWQDAGNRVYLIKELDRITGQGQSAISVDDTLKIIACREQHKKLDVLEMELASAKQEGFVSKGLVETNGTYSKRRPLVVIGILTKFGRQKNRDAIRKAWMGSGAAFKKIEDGKGIIVRFVIGRSANSADGLDKDIDRENRLTNDFLILDDHVEGNPGHPEKAKLFFAHAADKWDAEFYAKVNDDVYVNIDALGATLATHLDKPRLYMGCMKSGEVFSEQNQKWYEPEWWKFGDKKSYFRHASGEMYVISRALARFISINRSILRTYAHDDVSTGSWFIGLDAKYVDEAKFCCSSWSTGAICAGV, from the exons ATGCAGAGCAAGGGATCGAGCCACAGACTTTCAAGTATGGCGGCTAATCGATCGCGAATTCCTTCACTCCTCATCTCCATGTTCGCCACTTTCGCCTCTATCTACGTCGCCGGAag GTTGTGGCAAGACGCAGGGAATCGTGTTTATCTCATCAAAGAGCTTGATAGAATCACTGGCCAG GGACAATCTGCTATATCAGTGGATGATACATTGAAGATCATAGCCTGCAG GGAACAACATAAGAAGCTCGATGTGCTTGAGATGGAACTTGCTTCAGCTAAACAAGAGGGTTTTGTTTCAAAGGGGTTGGTTGAGACCAACGGTACTTACTCTAAGAGACGGCCCTTGGTAGTCATAGGTATATTGACAAAGTTTGGCCGCCAAAAGAATAGAGATGCAATTCGCAAGGCTTGGATGGGAAGCG GTGCAGCTTTCAAGAAAATTGAAGATGGAAAGGGCATCATTGTGCGATTTGTTATTGGTAGAAG TGCAAATAGTGCGGACGGTCTGGATAAAGACATTGATCGTGAGAATAGGTTGACGAATGACTTCCTAATTCTA GATGATCATGTGGAAGGAAACCCGGGACACCCAGAGAAGGCTAAATTGTTTTTTGCTCACGCTGCAGACAAATGGGATGCGGAGTTTTACGCTAAAGTCAATGATGATGTTTATGTAAATATTG ATGCCTTGGGAGCTACACTTGCAACTCATTTGGACAAACCTCGTCTTTACATGGGATGCATGAAATCGGGCGAAGTTTTCTCTGAACA GAACCAAAAATGGTATGAACCAGAATGGTGGAAGTTTGGTGACAAAAAATC ATATTTTCGTCACGCATCAGGAGAGATGTATGTCATATCACGAGCTTTGGCTAGATTCATATCAATAAACAG ATCTATTCTTCGTACCTATGCCCATGATGATGTGAGTACTGGATCCTGGTTTATTGGACTTGATGCAAAGTATGTTGACGAGGCAAAGTTTTGTTGCTCGTCTTGGTCGACAG GAGCAATTTGTGCGGGTGTTTGA
- the LOC101495564 gene encoding hydroxyproline O-galactosyltransferase HPGT1 isoform X2 yields MQSKGSSHRLSSMAANRSRIPSLLISMFATFASIYVAGRLWQDAGNRVYLIKELDRITGQGQSAISVDDTLKIIACREQHKKLDVLEMELASAKQEGFVSKGLVETNGTYSKRRPLVVIGILTKFGRQKNRDAIRKAWMGSAFKKIEDGKGIIVRFVIGRSANSADGLDKDIDRENRLTNDFLILDDHVEGNPGHPEKAKLFFAHAADKWDAEFYAKVNDDVYVNIDALGATLATHLDKPRLYMGCMKSGEVFSEQNQKWYEPEWWKFGDKKSYFRHASGEMYVISRALARFISINRSILRTYAHDDVSTGSWFIGLDAKYVDEAKFCCSSWSTGAICAGV; encoded by the exons ATGCAGAGCAAGGGATCGAGCCACAGACTTTCAAGTATGGCGGCTAATCGATCGCGAATTCCTTCACTCCTCATCTCCATGTTCGCCACTTTCGCCTCTATCTACGTCGCCGGAag GTTGTGGCAAGACGCAGGGAATCGTGTTTATCTCATCAAAGAGCTTGATAGAATCACTGGCCAG GGACAATCTGCTATATCAGTGGATGATACATTGAAGATCATAGCCTGCAG GGAACAACATAAGAAGCTCGATGTGCTTGAGATGGAACTTGCTTCAGCTAAACAAGAGGGTTTTGTTTCAAAGGGGTTGGTTGAGACCAACGGTACTTACTCTAAGAGACGGCCCTTGGTAGTCATAGGTATATTGACAAAGTTTGGCCGCCAAAAGAATAGAGATGCAATTCGCAAGGCTTGGATGGGAAGCG CTTTCAAGAAAATTGAAGATGGAAAGGGCATCATTGTGCGATTTGTTATTGGTAGAAG TGCAAATAGTGCGGACGGTCTGGATAAAGACATTGATCGTGAGAATAGGTTGACGAATGACTTCCTAATTCTA GATGATCATGTGGAAGGAAACCCGGGACACCCAGAGAAGGCTAAATTGTTTTTTGCTCACGCTGCAGACAAATGGGATGCGGAGTTTTACGCTAAAGTCAATGATGATGTTTATGTAAATATTG ATGCCTTGGGAGCTACACTTGCAACTCATTTGGACAAACCTCGTCTTTACATGGGATGCATGAAATCGGGCGAAGTTTTCTCTGAACA GAACCAAAAATGGTATGAACCAGAATGGTGGAAGTTTGGTGACAAAAAATC ATATTTTCGTCACGCATCAGGAGAGATGTATGTCATATCACGAGCTTTGGCTAGATTCATATCAATAAACAG ATCTATTCTTCGTACCTATGCCCATGATGATGTGAGTACTGGATCCTGGTTTATTGGACTTGATGCAAAGTATGTTGACGAGGCAAAGTTTTGTTGCTCGTCTTGGTCGACAG GAGCAATTTGTGCGGGTGTTTGA
- the LOC101496118 gene encoding uncharacterized protein, with product MEHDYYRSRSGPQVPMYGAPPSSIYPKIGPHPHASAAAPPPLHYHHNSTPSPSSGLGIKVSIKPEYKITPPPHLLPHVGDIPRSNFQFDFGLERKILAEAEKDNPNWSKFAIDNLPTKASFDTSSSKVTGSDPVVNKYIAKGLSREAVPIAVKNYGDDPTKVQEFVNGYTLLREMGFSSSSVAEALVTHDNNTDKALAYFLSGTS from the exons ATGGAGCACGATTATTATAGAAGCAGGTCTGGCCCACAAGTTCCGATGTACGGTGCACCTCCCTCTTCCATCTACCCTAAGATCGGTCCTCACCCTCATGCCTCCGCCGCTGCCCCTCCTCCGTTACACTATCATCACAATTCCACTCCTTCACCTTCTT CAGGATTGGGGATTAAGGTTTCCATTAAGCCGGAATATAAGATCACACCGCCG CCTCATTTATTGCCACATGTGGGAGATATTCCACGGAGCAACTTCCAATTTGATTTTGGATTGGAGAGGAAAATTTTGGCCGAAGCAGAGAAGGATAACCCAAATTGGAGCAAATTTGCGATAGACAATCTTCCAACTAAAGCTTCTTTTGATACATCATCCTCAAAG GTTACTGGTTCAGATCCCGTTGTGAACAAATATATAGCCAAGGGACTCAGCAGAGAGGCAGTTCCAATTGCTGTTAAGAATTATGGTGATGATCCAACCAAA GTTCAAGAATTTGTCAATGGATACACCCTTCTGCGTGAAATGGGATTTTCGTCAAGCAGCGTTGCCGAAGCCTTGGTTACGCATGACAACAATACAGACAAGGCATTGGCATATTTCCTTAGTGGGACATCTTGA